The Arachis hypogaea cultivar Tifrunner chromosome 14, arahy.Tifrunner.gnm2.J5K5, whole genome shotgun sequence DNA window ATGGTATAATATATCACAAAAATGTACATGTATATATAAATAAGCTTTTATTGCAAAACGTTTGATTGAAACTTCATTTAAGCCATGATGTTGAGAATTAAGTCCTTAGAAAATCTCCATGGAAAATACACTCCATCAAGAAACACTACAAAGAGTGTTATCTTGCTTCcattgattcttcttcttctcatcttcTTAGTATATCCATACCAATCATTTCCCAAGATTTCTGAAGTAGGTACCaacaatttgaatttgaataatagAAGTAGTAGTGACACAAAAAGATGCAACATATTCAATGGAGATTGGGTTCCTTATAGTGAAGGGCCTTACTACAATAATGAGACATGCAATTTGATAATAGATCAACAAAATTGCATCAAATTTGGAAGACCTGACATGGAGTTCCTTAAATGGAGATGGAAACCCTATGAATGTGAGTTACCACTCTTCAATGCAACTCAATTCTTGGAGATTGTCAAAGGAAAATCCATGGCTTTTGTTGGAGACTCAGTGGGAAGAAATCAGATGAATTCATTATTGTGCCTCCTAAGTCATGTAAGTTAATTACCCATGCATGCATATATAACATACTACAATcataatgtataaaaaaaaaaaaaagtcaaagccACAGGTACTTTATAACAGAGGAATgagtatattatattatatatattgtgtatATATGTGGATCCTTTCAAATATTTCTacttaattatatattactattgtattaatagACATGTTAGTGTCattaatttacttttatttattaaatatataaaataataaaaattaaattagataagaTGAGAAGTGAATTATAGTTTAACTAAAAGATTTTAGATTCAAACCAtgaaaataacaatttttttttttataaattatacacaatgaaaaatatttttggaaaaaaaaattagacatcaatttttttaatattcttgtTATATATAGTATATAGATAGGttatttttagctttttttttcatttacttttcctacTAATATTAATTGAAGTTCATAACAATAAATGAGTAAGTGAACCACAATATGCTTAATTATTGTGCTACCATTGAGATATTTGATGAaataatatgtgtatatatactattatttattattatttagataaAAAGTGTTTTAAGAACTTTGGATAAGAgaacatatataaaatatttgaaaaagttacattttttattaaaattttctgcTTGTAATATTTTTAGCATTAGCATATATTTCAAAAGTTGTATACATTTTCGCTCTGCATCTTAATACAATCATATATTGTTTTAGGTAAAAATTTAAGTGCAGTTAACTTCGAATGAATTTGATAGCTAAAAGTCGTTAAATTATTTGACagatttaactaaattatcatttaattaactactttcagctatcaacttcacatgaatttCTACCATTGTTGTACTTCATACTCGTTCTCTGTTTGTGCAACATATTATCATTCTAGCAGCATTAAATTATGATTGTGACAAAATTTTTGCCCTCcaacattttttctttttggaaaaAAACTGTGGTTGGTTTTCAGATCAATAGATAATGGAAGCTAATATATTAACATTGCTATACCACAAACACAATTCTATATCTTATCATTACCAAATATATATAAGTTGCCAGTTTATTTCTCGATTTACTATTTTTATGAGCTTAATCTTGATGGTTTATTATtgtatttcattttaattaatttgttaataaGTTTCATGTTTAATTTAGAGAAACACCTTGGGTGAATATCAATAAAAAGATAATTGTTTTATTTGGTCTTTTTTTATCTATTGCTTTggcttattttatatgttttgcAATATCTACTACTTTCGTTTAATTCTatgcaaaatttattatttaattatcaattagacttttaattaataaaattgtttAGTTGTATTATATTTAGATTGATGTTTATTGCCATGGaagtaatatttttatatttcataatGAAGAATGATcataaatcaagagaaaaagtgATATATGTAGAGTGCTATTTTTGAATtagtcaatttaaaaaaaaaaattcattaatcaaaTCATAATACTTTACATGAAACAATATTATTCTACTTTCAACCATACCatctattaaaaaaatcaatcaccaaatcagttatatatataaaatacatattaaataactatgaaatataaattaatatatatatatatatatatatatatatatatatataattataatgatgTACATAGAATAATACTACATAACcaccaaatattattattttttactagcaCTTGCTCAATAAGAATTTGTATTTCTATTTAGAAAAATTTCACATATAAGAagcatataatttatatttatatttatcaaaatttgtatatatgaatcaatataatttatacacatattttttaaaatttatacacaaaaattaataaaatttatttgttaaagacaACTTAATATTTATGAtggttaaaaataataacaaaaaatactaaaaattactgactccaaaaaattatatatatatatatatatatatatatatatatatatatatatatataattttataaacaaatacatgactatttattttatgtatacatgTAACGTTTTTGTTCTACTTTATATGAAAATCCATCCTCTAATAGATtaccttttctttttaaataattgtgaATTTAGTTAAAAGTGAtggataaaaagaataaaaaaaaaacactcagaCATGGCTAATTATCACATGTTATTTATTCCACTCTCTTCTTGTAGGTAGCACAGCCTGAGGATATTTCCCAGAGATATAAAACAGATGCCATATATTTCAGAAGGTGGTTCTATGCCGATTACAATTTTACCCTTGTAACACTTTGGTCCCCATATTTAGTGAAAACAAGTGATGTTGACCCTAATGGTCATTCTTCTAACAGCCTCATGAACCTACATTTAGATAAGGCAGATGAAGCATGGGTTAGAGAGATTGAAAGCTTTGATTTTGTCGTTGTCTCTGCTGGACAATGGTTCTTTAGGCCACTAATATTCTATGAAAATGACACAATTGTTGGTTGCCACAAGTGTGAACTAAAGGGCATTAAAGACCTTTCACATTACTATGGTTACAAAATGGCAATGAGAACAGCATTAAGGTCGTTAATTAATCTCAAAGGGTATAAGGGTGTAACATTTTTGAGGACATTCTCTCCGGCACACTTTGAGAATGCTGATTGGAACAAAGGTGGAAGTTGTGAGAGGACAAAGCCTTATAGCAAAGAAGAGATTAAGTTAGATGGTTATATCTTATGGACATATATGACTCAAGTTGAGGAGTTTATAGAAGCTCAAAGAGAAGCTAAGGAAAGAGGTTTGCAACTTTTGATGGTGAATACAACTGAAATTATGCTTAGGAGGCCTGATGGACACCCTAACAACTATGTCTATGGACATTATGCATCAAAGGGTAAAAATGTCATTCACAATGATTGTGTTCATTGGTGCTTGCCTGGCCCTATTGACACGTGGAATGAGTTTTTGCTTTATTTGTTGAAAATGGGAAgtcaattttctttcaattcaaacTTGGAGAGATTTGTGTAGAATTACATCATATTTGTTTTAGGATGCAAGAAACAATATTTTTATTGGGGCAAttagataaataaatgtatttgtTTACAATTTATCAATAATTAACTGACTCTAGTGTGAAAAATGTAAGTCAATTTGTGGGTACATATCTAATTTGAAggattatcttttctttttctttttctatttccaaATTTGGACTAGCTAGGTGTGTCCCTTTGGCCTTTGTGGtattcacattttttttattgtaataatAAACCAATTGACATTTGATCATTTATGTCCTTTTATTAGAAATTTGTTGAAGAGTTGGAAAAAAACCCTAGCAGAGAAAGAGTACGTACTCCGTACTCaaagagaatgagagaaggagaaaGCGGGGACGAGCGgttgagggtgaaacacggtgaggaagatggccatgccatcggaagagataagggggagagcgtGGGTGGGTGTGCATCCGGTGTTAAGGAGGGTTCTTCTCGAGAGGGGTTAGGAAAGCCAACCAAGGTCTCTTTTAGAGATAAAGTTATTGGTGCAGAAAAGTCTAAGGCCTTTGCATTAGTAGGGTCTTTATCTGGGGATGGTATCGCGACGGTGACAGGTAAGCAGGGTGATTCTCGTCCACCAAGTGTCAGTTTTACCAAGGAGGCAAAGAGCTGTCTAGCTGAACCTTATAAGGAAGCCATCGTGATCAAGGTGCTGGATAAGTATTATGGCTACACGGCTCTCATGCATAAGCTCCGGATAGTATGGCGCATCAAAggagggtttgatttgttggatgtgggatttggatattttttggttaaatttgatattgctggggatcgtgagaaagtcattcttggtggcccgtggttgatagacggtcactatgttgcagtaaagccatgggatgtggattttaggccatgcgaaaaatcctttggatcaacgctggtatggattcgagtctcgggacttccaatttggtgctaccaggaacaagcaatgctgcgaattgcttctgcaattgggattccggtgaaagtagatttggctactaagcttgcagaaagaggaaaatatgcccgagcttgtgttcaaattaatcttgagttgcctgtaattaaacatattatagtggagggtgtgacttatgaagtggagtacgagagtttacagttgatttgtgctacttgtgcacggtatgggcatgataaatcgttgtgcatggagaaggagtccttggaaggaaacataaattcctttggtgatggaaaaaataatgaagccccaacactagtgccacacaacaatcatgagattcaaaaagaggctgaatcagaagctcgtgatttgggtgagaaattaggagttgttaaagggaaggatgtggttacggaatcattggctcctcacgtgcctgatggtcttgttaatgaggcatgcatggatgatggagagggctggcaacaagtgctgcgtaagaaaaaatttacaatgggccagtcatcaggtttgaaggaccaagatggaaagcagcacaagtttggttcgagaagggttccaaggcccaatttgcatggtgatggaggcaaatcaactggcattaggatggggaagcaagaaaaacatgaaattgcgccatctccatcgcgcagaactcctgcacgtcgtggaatttctctacggaagcgtcctcggccttcctccttgcagaactcgccagttgataaaaatggtggcACAACGGAGGAAACCTTAGTAGATGGAAGCATGGCAAATGCAGTGTCAGGGGGTCCAAAGGTGGCAATTATTGAGGATCAGAGTGTGCCAGTACCGCaggacaaaccacctattgaggttggtgattctgtttagagtttatgttcttatttattctgtccctattatttatggatagtttaaa harbors:
- the LOC112744702 gene encoding protein trichome birefringence-like 19, which translates into the protein MMLRIKSLENLHGKYTPSRNTTKSVILLPLILLLLIFLVYPYQSFPKISEVGTNNLNLNNRSSSDTKRCNIFNGDWVPYSEGPYYNNETCNLIIDQQNCIKFGRPDMEFLKWRWKPYECELPLFNATQFLEIVKGKSMAFVGDSVGRNQMNSLLCLLSHVAQPEDISQRYKTDAIYFRRWFYADYNFTLVTLWSPYLVKTSDVDPNGHSSNSLMNLHLDKADEAWVREIESFDFVVVSAGQWFFRPLIFYENDTIVGCHKCELKGIKDLSHYYGYKMAMRTALRSLINLKGYKGVTFLRTFSPAHFENADWNKGGSCERTKPYSKEEIKLDGYILWTYMTQVEEFIEAQREAKERGLQLLMVNTTEIMLRRPDGHPNNYVYGHYASKGKNVIHNDCVHWCLPGPIDTWNEFLLYLLKMGSQFSFNSNLERFV